A portion of the Microlunatus phosphovorus NM-1 genome contains these proteins:
- the glnA gene encoding type I glutamate--ammonia ligase produces MFQSADELLAYIKDEGVAIVDVRFCDLPGTMQHFTVPAGSFDMSVFEDGLAFDGSSIRGFQKIHESDMALLPDPTTAYLDPFREAKTLCLNFFVHDPLTKEPYSRDPRNIARKAENYLASTGIGDTAFFAPEAEFYVFDDVRFETKQNTGFYAIDSVAGAWNTGRVEEGGNRGYKVKYKGGYFPVPPVDHFADLRDVMTLNLEASGLTVERSHHEVGTAGQAEINYRFNTMLSAGDDVQKFKYIIKNTAWAAGKTATFMPKPIFGDNGSGMHVHSSLWQNGTPLFYDEAGYGGLSDIARWYIGGILAHAPALLAFTNPSVNSYHRLVPGFEAPVNLVYSSRNRSAAMRIPITGTNPKAKRVEFRCPDPSSNPYLAFAAILLAGLDGIQNKTEPPAPIDKDLYELPPEEHASVPTVPDSLDGALDALEADHEFLLQGDVFTPDLIETWVELKRADIDGIRLRPHPHEFELYYDC; encoded by the coding sequence ATGTTCCAAAGCGCCGACGAGCTGTTGGCCTACATCAAGGACGAGGGCGTCGCGATCGTCGACGTCCGATTCTGCGACTTGCCCGGCACGATGCAGCACTTCACGGTGCCCGCCGGCTCGTTCGACATGAGCGTCTTCGAAGATGGCCTGGCGTTCGACGGATCCTCGATCCGCGGCTTCCAGAAGATCCACGAGTCGGACATGGCGCTGCTGCCTGATCCCACCACGGCCTACCTGGACCCGTTCCGCGAGGCCAAGACGCTGTGCCTCAACTTCTTCGTCCATGACCCGCTGACCAAGGAGCCGTACAGCCGCGACCCGCGCAACATCGCCCGCAAGGCGGAGAACTACCTGGCTTCCACCGGCATCGGCGACACCGCGTTCTTCGCCCCGGAGGCTGAGTTCTACGTCTTCGACGACGTCCGGTTCGAGACCAAGCAGAACACCGGCTTCTACGCCATCGACTCCGTGGCCGGCGCCTGGAACACCGGCCGGGTCGAAGAGGGCGGCAACCGCGGCTACAAGGTGAAGTACAAGGGCGGCTACTTCCCGGTGCCGCCGGTCGACCACTTCGCCGACCTGCGCGACGTGATGACCCTCAACCTGGAGGCCTCGGGCCTGACTGTCGAGCGGTCGCACCACGAGGTCGGCACCGCCGGCCAGGCCGAGATCAACTACCGGTTCAACACCATGCTGTCTGCCGGCGACGATGTGCAGAAGTTCAAGTACATCATCAAGAACACCGCCTGGGCCGCCGGCAAGACCGCGACCTTCATGCCGAAGCCGATCTTCGGTGACAACGGCTCCGGGATGCACGTGCACTCCTCGCTGTGGCAGAACGGCACCCCGCTGTTCTACGACGAGGCCGGTTACGGCGGCCTGTCCGACATTGCCCGCTGGTACATCGGCGGCATCCTGGCCCACGCCCCGGCGCTGCTGGCATTCACCAACCCGAGCGTGAACTCCTACCACCGCCTGGTCCCCGGCTTCGAGGCCCCGGTCAACCTGGTCTACAGCTCGCGCAACCGCTCCGCGGCCATGCGGATCCCGATCACCGGCACCAACCCGAAGGCCAAGCGGGTCGAGTTCCGCTGCCCCGACCCCTCGTCGAACCCATACCTGGCGTTCGCGGCCATCCTGCTCGCCGGTCTGGACGGCATCCAGAACAAGACCGAGCCGCCGGCACCGATCGACAAGGACCTCTACGAGCTGCCGCCCGAGGAGCACGCCAGCGTGCCGACCGTGCCGGACAGCCTGGACGGCGCCCTCGACGCACTCGAGGCCGACCACGAGTTCCTGCTGCAGGGCGACGTCTTCACCCCCGACCTGATCGAGACCTGGGTCGAGCTGAAGCGGGCCGACATCGACGGCATCCGGCTCCGTCCGCACCCGCATGAGTTCGAGCTCTACTACGACTGCTGA
- a CDS encoding basic helix-loop-helix domain-containing protein, which yields MSRSSRSRTEVFNRAQGRQRLDFARKCHETAELVGSDRDDTYAGKVAVSLYVLAGIASADAIGAGSIGERWRGEDHRGAIAFLRSAVPSDQPSKHLSALLDLKDTAHYSIALINVDAQKKAERASAALIEKARGLLA from the coding sequence ATGAGTCGTTCGAGCCGCAGCAGGACCGAGGTATTTAACCGTGCACAGGGTCGACAGCGACTTGACTTCGCTCGCAAGTGCCATGAAACCGCCGAACTCGTTGGCTCTGACCGCGACGACACCTACGCCGGAAAGGTAGCCGTATCGCTCTACGTCTTGGCCGGGATAGCGTCTGCCGACGCAATCGGTGCTGGCTCCATCGGCGAACGATGGCGCGGGGAGGACCACCGAGGGGCTATCGCTTTCCTCCGCAGCGCCGTTCCCAGCGACCAGCCAAGCAAGCACCTCAGCGCACTGCTCGACCTCAAAGACACCGCCCATTACTCGATCGCCTTGATCAACGTGGATGCACAGAAGAAGGCCGAACGCGCCAGTGCTGCCTTGATCGAGAAGGCACGCGGTCTGCTCGCCTGA
- a CDS encoding nucleotidyltransferase domain-containing protein, with amino-acid sequence MTAERAGSAILYEANRDHLAWPAVEILIGIRETLLRRIRDHLAGWDNPPTRARLFGSTARADGDTSSDVDILIIHRDLAAPLESEMESLRAAVRRWTGNHAQLVTVSESTWAQMTRDADPLVGSLRRDGIDLLNEAETAA; translated from the coding sequence GTGACCGCCGAGCGCGCCGGATCAGCGATCCTCTACGAGGCGAACCGCGACCACCTTGCCTGGCCTGCCGTCGAGATCCTCATCGGCATCCGGGAGACGTTGCTCCGACGCATCCGTGACCACTTGGCCGGATGGGACAACCCGCCGACGCGGGCGAGACTGTTCGGCTCTACGGCCCGCGCCGACGGTGATACTTCGTCCGACGTCGACATCTTGATCATTCACCGCGACCTGGCGGCGCCACTCGAGTCCGAGATGGAGTCGCTGCGCGCAGCAGTGCGTCGTTGGACCGGCAACCATGCGCAACTAGTCACCGTCAGCGAATCAACTTGGGCGCAGATGACCCGCGACGCCGATCCCCTGGTCGGCAGCCTCCGCCGAGACGGAATCGATCTCCTCAATGAAGCAGAGACTGCGGCATGA
- the mshA gene encoding D-inositol-3-phosphate glycosyltransferase, translating to MPETPTHPRHLSPVAYPRRVAMISVHTSPLATPGVGDAGGLNVYVAELAKRLGERGLGVDVFTRRTDPDTPEIVDINEHARVIQLAAGPVAEVAKELLPGYLDEFAAAMEPHIPDHQVLHSHYWLSGMVARTLRDQHQIPMVHTMHTMARVKNELRGDGHLAEPDIREQGEAAIVASADILTANTTAEAAELRRHYHARSEQIAVVPPGVDLHTFHPCDQPKSRAQLGVAQDAEVILFVGRIQPLKAPDVLIRAAARLVAARPERRERLRLIIIGSPSGPESAWAQTLPGLVANLGISDVVEFRPHSPRAELFRWYCVSDVVGVPSHNESFGLVALEAQACGRPVVATDVGGLRHAVDDGATGLLVPNHDPGEWAEALGAILDDREAASWLGATGAVHATRFSWSNTAASTLRAYASAQRAYARAEQH from the coding sequence GTGCCGGAGACCCCCACCCATCCGCGACATCTCAGCCCGGTCGCCTACCCACGACGGGTGGCGATGATCAGTGTCCATACATCTCCGTTGGCCACGCCGGGCGTCGGCGATGCCGGCGGCCTCAATGTGTATGTCGCCGAGTTGGCCAAGCGGCTCGGCGAGCGTGGGCTGGGCGTCGACGTGTTCACGCGGCGGACCGATCCCGACACCCCGGAGATCGTCGACATCAATGAGCATGCCCGGGTCATCCAGCTGGCCGCCGGCCCGGTCGCCGAGGTCGCCAAGGAACTGCTGCCCGGCTACCTCGACGAGTTCGCCGCAGCGATGGAGCCGCACATACCGGATCATCAGGTGCTGCATTCGCACTACTGGCTGTCCGGCATGGTGGCCCGCACCTTGCGGGACCAACACCAGATTCCGATGGTCCACACGATGCACACCATGGCCCGGGTGAAGAACGAGCTCCGCGGCGACGGCCACCTCGCCGAACCCGACATCCGGGAACAGGGTGAGGCCGCGATCGTCGCCAGCGCCGACATCCTGACCGCCAACACGACCGCCGAGGCAGCCGAACTACGGCGCCACTATCACGCTCGATCGGAGCAGATCGCGGTCGTGCCACCCGGGGTCGACCTGCACACCTTCCACCCTTGCGACCAGCCGAAGTCGCGAGCCCAACTCGGCGTCGCCCAAGACGCCGAGGTGATCTTGTTCGTCGGCCGGATTCAGCCGTTGAAGGCCCCGGACGTGTTGATCAGGGCGGCAGCCCGGCTGGTCGCCGCGCGCCCGGAACGCCGGGAGCGGCTCCGGCTGATCATCATCGGCAGCCCCAGCGGTCCGGAGTCAGCCTGGGCCCAGACCCTGCCCGGACTGGTCGCGAACCTCGGAATCAGCGATGTGGTGGAGTTCCGGCCGCACTCCCCGAGGGCCGAGCTGTTCCGTTGGTACTGCGTGTCCGACGTCGTCGGCGTGCCGTCGCACAACGAGTCGTTCGGACTGGTCGCTCTGGAAGCCCAGGCCTGCGGCCGCCCGGTGGTCGCCACAGATGTCGGCGGGTTGCGGCACGCGGTCGACGACGGCGCCACCGGGCTGCTGGTCCCCAACCACGATCCGGGCGAGTGGGCGGAGGCCCTCGGCGCGATCCTGGACGACCGGGAGGCTGCCAGCTGGCTGGGCGCCACCGGTGCGGTGCACGCAACCAGGTTCAGTTGGTCCAACACCGCTGCCTCGACCCTGCGTGCGTACGCATCGGCACAACGCGCGTACGCCCGCGCCGAGCAGCACTGA
- a CDS encoding metallophosphoesterase family protein, translating into MVQVVFAGDWHGNVRWATSRIESIGAAGITTILHVGDFGIWPGSFGKRYLEAVENACVRQGVEVLVTPGNHEDWARLTTLWQHSKHRDPATGADLPVRLTEHVQVLPRGYRFTIGKTTFLSFGGAASVDKHRRTEGVDWWPEEMPSEADVEGAVTDGPVDILITHDSPELEWCVPAVRETLAHNPYGWPRDSLSWAAVSRARVNRVFEAVQPRVLVHGHHHVWGERVVQLPNVPYETRVISLSCDGVAGNLWRLDLDAPASAR; encoded by the coding sequence ATGGTGCAGGTGGTGTTCGCTGGCGATTGGCATGGCAACGTGCGCTGGGCCACCAGCCGCATCGAGTCGATCGGCGCAGCTGGAATCACGACGATCCTGCATGTCGGCGACTTCGGGATCTGGCCCGGCTCGTTCGGTAAGCGCTACCTGGAGGCTGTCGAGAACGCCTGCGTACGCCAGGGTGTCGAGGTTCTCGTCACGCCTGGCAATCACGAGGACTGGGCGCGACTGACGACGCTGTGGCAGCACAGCAAGCATCGCGATCCCGCGACCGGCGCGGACCTGCCCGTCCGGTTGACCGAGCACGTCCAGGTGCTGCCTCGGGGCTACCGGTTCACCATCGGCAAGACGACCTTCCTCTCGTTCGGCGGTGCTGCTTCTGTCGACAAGCACCGGCGTACCGAGGGCGTCGACTGGTGGCCGGAGGAGATGCCGTCGGAGGCAGACGTCGAAGGGGCCGTGACCGACGGGCCGGTCGACATCCTCATCACCCACGACTCACCCGAGCTGGAGTGGTGTGTCCCCGCGGTCCGCGAGACACTCGCCCACAACCCGTACGGGTGGCCGCGGGACTCGCTGTCGTGGGCCGCGGTCTCCCGCGCCCGGGTCAACCGCGTCTTCGAGGCCGTCCAGCCGCGAGTGCTCGTCCACGGTCATCATCACGTCTGGGGCGAACGTGTCGTTCAGTTGCCCAACGTCCCGTACGAGACCAGGGTCATCTCGCTCAGCTGTGATGGCGTGGCCGGCAACCTCTGGCGCCTTGACCTCGACGCGCCGGCTTCGGCGCGATGA
- a CDS encoding DUF3320 domain-containing protein gives MTAEVTIEVLAAPVVNHAMAHNGLPFLHRIVVASAEPLAEVLVSARLIDDFGTVLSRPWQHRAERVEPGQPLTVQQPSLRLDAAQLAEIEEETGAEIVVDVAAAGEPIGVMTHPVRVLAARQWILDPAAPVLSLETLAAFVQPNHPALPPLVSEAAQLLAKRTGSGSLAVGAVSSERIDEIVGAIFTAVHDREIYYAEPPASWGYGQKVRTPGDVLTDRVGTCLDTTLLLASTLEHVGIAPVVWIAYGHAFLGYWRAADRGLPDAASTQIAVPANAVDLNLMGVLETTMVTRERRPPRDLVRRAGQSPKDAYFLGGAAQLLGVVDVAMARMLQVYPLPARRVRSDGVVEVIEYAPPPLSPAAPAAGPTDQAAAAAAREVTEPVPPRVQAWKNALLDLTLRNKLLNLRQPMTQVPLLLPSEHLGVLADQLQDGRTVSVRAADDLTGAVLSEGARDAYALPADVQRAMLVNKATIYSGHDREAHDRAFARVRYRARTGWQETGANPLMLTLGRLDWQLGDRELAAPLLLLPVDIKGVVMPYRLAADQTRSLSLNLSLLEKLRVEFGFTVPALAELPRRSSGEGIDVDAVVRQVREAIAESGLPFRVESEARLIIGGFTGFLLWRDLDEHWQRFAAQPLVAQLLSGKVVDGAEPAEVSHQMLDEVVAAAPIPADGSQARAIAAARAGHSFVLEGPPGTGKSQTITNIVADQLAQGRKVLFVAEKGAALDVVRHRLGEVGLLPYALDLHDHSARPAEVRARIKTALGQRPRSDLDGYRAALGELEGSAAALRTYAERLHRPNRAGLSLWSARATALARGPGPTLTVPPAVLGGQNASPAGGDSADGSGDGAGLARLRQVIAGAVDDLAALDPEVAKAWGFVGAGPVDRRLSAEPGALPGLLAAANAAVDAALATLDQLLPGTVGLLRGCTTWQQLADLILLLSAPVDGHDLRELDSQRWRAARAELDGRTQALHAAAEGALADFAPEVFEVDLEPVRQALRIAEHSFFLGRKGRLLTAAAPVLAQLRPGRTLSPKELPARVDALAGLAGQLRSVAAGWQALPGLRGLPALNLLSADGAQRLAVALRDLDAYRTALDRLGPRHAAETIGVRQREPALLGAAAQVLTEALDRLGAAFAATNSRPLDQEAYGAGGLLQAWSAGESARAADLPHVAALQRWLRAAAAVDSLAAELPEARWQLLSGQVAGTEAMAALERGLAEGSLIERWDAGGFRGFDAAGQDRSVGRFLGSSDAVRTALTTVLPATLVQARPFGSGALFGKVAALEREVGRTRGGLSVRELISKYGEVIAAITPCVLVSPDSLARFIAPGAMDFDLVVFDEASQITVPDAIGALGRATACVVAGDSKQMPPYSFAQLGSDDEVSEGDADDFLVIPDEESILSECVQAGLPRLWLSWHYRSRDESLISFSNAQYYEDRLSSFPAFPGQHADTGVSFTRVDGTFLRSGTRGLEKGMLRTNPVEAAAVVEEVLRRWQQRERSIGVVTFNIQQRALIESMLWDSDVAGIREALALKDDGLFVKNLENVQGDERDVIIFSTGFSVDSHGVLPLNFGPLNRSGGERRLNVAVTRARRRVMMFSSFEPEDLRIEQTSSVGIRHLRAYLEQAKHGVPDRVRSEVAVDRHAEQIAAALRAAGCVVQTEVGLSEFRIDLAVAAPGRGSVPTLTVLLDGPVWAARATSSDRDGAPVNVLGGLMGWPGVARVWLPAWLSDPESVVRDLVVRAHASADAPRQVGELAVSTTWSEYEPPAVSADSAGSGELEELGESSEPGATDELDGLELVTPTDSASSGLEQYREPEFGPYPSSVLERLDYDPAARQQVVAVMTAIIEECGPISVERLARRVVRAYGRTRLVEQRAAQLRTLLPREALRDGEGFCWPPSRDPLDWSGFRTSDDIKTRPVTDIAQLEIANAMAYVATQAMGIGIEELFKQTYKLFGGNRVTEPVRSRLSAALEVGMQRERLTVRGGVVTVS, from the coding sequence ATGACGGCGGAGGTGACCATCGAGGTGCTCGCCGCGCCGGTGGTCAATCATGCGATGGCCCACAACGGTCTGCCGTTCCTGCATCGGATCGTCGTCGCCTCGGCCGAACCGCTGGCCGAGGTGCTGGTCTCCGCCCGGCTGATCGACGATTTCGGCACCGTCCTGAGTCGTCCCTGGCAGCACCGAGCGGAGCGGGTCGAGCCGGGGCAGCCATTGACCGTGCAGCAGCCATCGCTCCGACTTGATGCGGCCCAACTGGCCGAGATCGAGGAGGAAACCGGGGCCGAGATCGTGGTGGACGTCGCGGCGGCGGGCGAGCCCATCGGCGTCATGACTCACCCGGTCCGGGTGCTGGCAGCGCGGCAGTGGATCCTGGACCCGGCCGCGCCGGTGCTGTCGCTGGAGACGCTGGCTGCGTTCGTCCAGCCCAACCATCCCGCGCTGCCGCCGCTGGTCTCCGAGGCGGCCCAACTGTTGGCCAAGCGAACGGGCAGCGGGTCACTCGCGGTCGGTGCGGTCAGCTCGGAACGGATCGACGAGATCGTCGGGGCGATCTTCACGGCCGTCCATGATCGGGAGATCTATTACGCGGAACCGCCGGCGAGCTGGGGCTATGGGCAGAAGGTGCGTACCCCGGGCGACGTCCTCACCGATCGGGTCGGCACCTGCCTGGACACCACGCTGCTGCTGGCCTCGACGTTGGAGCACGTCGGCATCGCGCCGGTGGTCTGGATCGCGTACGGGCACGCCTTCCTCGGCTATTGGCGTGCCGCAGACCGTGGTCTCCCCGATGCAGCCAGCACGCAGATCGCGGTCCCCGCCAATGCGGTCGATCTGAACCTGATGGGTGTGCTGGAGACCACCATGGTCACCCGCGAGCGCCGCCCGCCGCGCGATCTGGTCCGTCGGGCTGGGCAATCTCCCAAGGACGCCTACTTCCTCGGTGGTGCGGCTCAGCTGCTCGGGGTGGTCGACGTCGCGATGGCCAGGATGCTGCAGGTCTACCCGCTGCCTGCCCGCCGAGTGCGGTCGGACGGCGTCGTCGAAGTGATCGAGTACGCGCCGCCGCCTCTTTCCCCGGCGGCACCGGCCGCCGGTCCGACGGACCAGGCCGCTGCCGCCGCTGCTCGGGAAGTCACAGAGCCGGTGCCGCCCAGGGTGCAGGCCTGGAAGAACGCGCTGCTCGACCTGACGCTGCGCAACAAGCTGCTCAACCTGCGGCAGCCGATGACCCAGGTGCCACTGCTTCTTCCGTCGGAGCATCTGGGAGTGCTGGCCGACCAGCTGCAGGACGGTCGCACGGTTTCGGTCCGGGCGGCTGACGATCTGACCGGTGCCGTCCTCAGCGAGGGCGCCCGGGATGCGTACGCGCTGCCGGCCGATGTGCAACGGGCCATGCTGGTCAACAAGGCGACCATCTATTCCGGACATGACCGGGAGGCACATGATCGCGCTTTCGCCCGAGTGCGTTATCGCGCCCGGACCGGGTGGCAGGAGACCGGCGCCAACCCGCTGATGCTGACTCTCGGCCGGCTGGACTGGCAGCTGGGAGACCGTGAGCTGGCGGCGCCGCTGCTGTTGCTGCCGGTCGACATCAAGGGCGTGGTGATGCCGTACCGGTTGGCTGCCGATCAGACCCGATCGTTGTCGCTCAATCTCTCCTTGTTGGAGAAGCTGCGCGTCGAGTTCGGCTTCACGGTGCCCGCTCTCGCCGAGTTGCCGCGCCGATCGTCCGGTGAGGGTATCGATGTCGACGCCGTCGTACGTCAGGTACGCGAGGCGATCGCGGAGTCCGGACTGCCGTTCCGGGTGGAGAGCGAAGCTCGGCTGATCATCGGTGGGTTCACCGGCTTCCTGCTGTGGCGCGATCTGGACGAGCATTGGCAGCGATTCGCCGCTCAACCGCTGGTCGCGCAGCTGCTCAGCGGCAAGGTCGTCGACGGTGCCGAGCCTGCTGAGGTGTCCCACCAGATGCTGGACGAGGTGGTCGCGGCGGCTCCGATCCCAGCGGACGGATCGCAGGCACGAGCCATCGCAGCTGCGCGGGCCGGTCACAGTTTCGTGCTGGAAGGACCACCTGGCACCGGCAAGTCCCAGACGATCACCAACATCGTCGCCGACCAGCTCGCCCAGGGTCGCAAGGTGTTGTTCGTCGCGGAGAAGGGAGCGGCGCTCGACGTGGTCCGACACCGGCTCGGCGAGGTGGGACTACTGCCGTACGCGCTGGATCTGCACGATCACAGCGCTCGACCGGCCGAGGTCCGGGCTCGGATCAAGACGGCGTTGGGTCAGCGCCCGCGATCGGACCTGGATGGCTATCGTGCGGCGCTGGGCGAGCTCGAGGGGTCTGCGGCTGCCCTGCGAACCTACGCCGAACGGCTCCATCGGCCGAACCGGGCCGGGCTGTCCCTGTGGAGCGCTCGGGCCACCGCACTGGCCCGCGGTCCAGGGCCGACGCTGACCGTGCCACCTGCTGTGCTGGGTGGGCAGAACGCGAGCCCTGCTGGTGGTGACAGCGCCGACGGCAGTGGTGACGGTGCCGGACTGGCGAGGTTGCGGCAGGTGATCGCCGGTGCGGTGGACGATCTGGCCGCGCTTGACCCTGAGGTGGCGAAGGCCTGGGGGTTCGTCGGGGCTGGGCCGGTCGATCGGCGGCTGTCAGCCGAGCCCGGAGCGCTGCCCGGTTTGCTGGCCGCGGCCAATGCGGCTGTCGATGCGGCGCTGGCGACCCTCGATCAACTGCTGCCGGGGACCGTCGGGCTGCTGCGCGGGTGCACCACCTGGCAACAGTTGGCTGATCTGATCTTGCTGCTCTCGGCGCCCGTCGACGGTCACGACCTCCGCGAGCTGGACAGCCAACGCTGGCGCGCGGCCCGTGCCGAGCTGGACGGACGGACCCAGGCATTGCACGCTGCCGCGGAGGGTGCCCTCGCGGACTTCGCACCAGAGGTGTTCGAGGTGGATCTCGAACCCGTCCGCCAGGCCTTGCGGATCGCCGAACACTCCTTCTTCCTCGGGCGCAAAGGCCGACTGCTGACGGCCGCCGCACCGGTGCTGGCGCAGCTGCGTCCGGGGCGCACCCTCTCGCCCAAGGAGTTGCCGGCTCGGGTGGATGCATTGGCTGGACTGGCCGGCCAGCTGCGCTCCGTGGCCGCCGGGTGGCAGGCGCTCCCCGGGCTGCGAGGACTGCCGGCACTCAATCTCCTCAGCGCCGACGGTGCGCAGCGGTTGGCGGTAGCGCTGCGGGACCTGGACGCCTATCGCACTGCGTTGGACCGGCTCGGCCCCCGGCACGCCGCCGAGACCATCGGCGTACGCCAGCGGGAGCCGGCTCTGTTGGGCGCCGCTGCGCAGGTGCTGACCGAGGCACTCGATCGGTTGGGCGCTGCGTTCGCGGCGACGAACAGCCGTCCTCTCGATCAGGAGGCGTACGGCGCGGGTGGTCTGCTCCAGGCCTGGAGCGCCGGCGAGTCGGCGCGGGCCGCCGACCTGCCCCATGTCGCCGCTCTGCAACGCTGGCTGCGCGCGGCGGCGGCCGTGGACAGCCTGGCTGCGGAGTTGCCCGAAGCGCGGTGGCAGTTGCTGAGCGGACAGGTGGCTGGCACAGAAGCGATGGCTGCCCTGGAGCGGGGCTTGGCCGAAGGCTCGCTGATCGAACGCTGGGATGCCGGCGGCTTCCGCGGCTTCGACGCAGCCGGCCAGGACCGTTCGGTCGGCAGGTTCTTGGGCTCCAGTGATGCGGTCCGGACAGCCCTGACCACGGTGTTGCCGGCGACGCTGGTGCAGGCGCGGCCGTTCGGCAGCGGGGCGTTGTTCGGCAAGGTCGCCGCCTTGGAGCGAGAGGTCGGGCGTACCCGAGGCGGGCTGAGCGTACGCGAGCTGATCAGCAAGTACGGCGAGGTGATTGCCGCGATCACACCGTGTGTGCTGGTCAGCCCGGACTCGCTGGCGCGGTTCATCGCGCCCGGGGCGATGGACTTCGATCTGGTGGTCTTCGACGAGGCATCGCAGATCACGGTGCCGGACGCGATCGGCGCCCTCGGTCGCGCGACCGCTTGTGTGGTCGCCGGCGACTCCAAGCAGATGCCGCCGTACAGCTTCGCCCAGCTCGGTAGCGACGACGAGGTGAGCGAAGGCGACGCGGACGATTTCCTGGTCATCCCGGATGAGGAGTCGATCCTGTCGGAGTGCGTGCAGGCTGGACTGCCGAGACTGTGGCTGTCGTGGCACTACCGGAGTCGGGATGAGAGTCTGATCAGCTTCTCGAACGCGCAGTACTACGAGGATCGTTTGTCGTCGTTCCCGGCGTTCCCCGGGCAGCACGCCGACACCGGGGTCAGCTTCACCCGGGTGGACGGGACGTTTCTGCGGAGCGGGACGCGCGGACTCGAGAAGGGGATGCTGCGAACCAATCCCGTCGAGGCGGCGGCCGTGGTCGAGGAGGTCTTGCGGCGCTGGCAGCAGCGGGAACGCTCGATCGGGGTGGTGACTTTCAACATCCAGCAGCGGGCGCTGATCGAGTCGATGCTGTGGGACAGCGACGTCGCGGGGATTCGGGAGGCGCTGGCGCTCAAGGACGACGGGCTGTTCGTGAAGAACCTCGAGAACGTCCAAGGCGACGAACGCGACGTGATCATCTTCTCCACCGGCTTCTCGGTCGACAGTCACGGTGTGCTGCCGCTGAACTTCGGGCCCTTGAACCGATCCGGTGGGGAGCGGCGGCTGAATGTTGCCGTCACCAGGGCTCGGCGCCGGGTGATGATGTTCTCCTCCTTCGAGCCGGAGGACCTGCGGATCGAGCAGACCTCCTCGGTCGGCATCCGGCATCTGCGGGCGTACCTGGAGCAGGCCAAGCATGGGGTGCCGGACCGGGTGCGCAGTGAGGTCGCGGTGGATCGGCATGCCGAGCAGATTGCTGCGGCCTTGCGAGCAGCCGGATGTGTGGTCCAGACCGAGGTGGGCCTGTCGGAGTTCCGGATCGATCTGGCGGTGGCCGCGCCGGGACGTGGTTCGGTGCCGACGCTGACGGTGCTGCTCGACGGTCCGGTGTGGGCCGCGCGGGCGACCAGCAGCGACCGGGACGGCGCACCGGTCAATGTGCTCGGTGGGCTGATGGGCTGGCCCGGCGTGGCGCGCGTCTGGCTGCCGGCCTGGCTGTCCGATCCCGAGAGTGTCGTACGTGATCTGGTGGTGCGGGCTCACGCGTCGGCCGATGCGCCGCGCCAGGTGGGGGAGCTGGCCGTGTCGACGACCTGGTCGGAGTATGAGCCTCCGGCTGTGTCAGCTGATTCGGCTGGCTCGGGAGAATTGGAGGAGCTGGGCGAGTCAAGCGAGCCGGGAGCGACAGATGAACTCGACGGGCTTGAGTTGGTGACTCCGACCGACAGCGCTTCGTCCGGACTCGAGCAGTATCGGGAACCAGAGTTCGGCCCCTACCCGAGCAGCGTGCTCGAACGGCTCGACTATGACCCGGCTGCCCGCCAACAGGTGGTGGCCGTGATGACGGCGATCATCGAAGAATGCGGGCCGATCAGCGTCGAGCGGCTGGCTCGCCGAGTGGTCCGGGCGTACGGGCGGACCAGACTGGTGGAGCAGCGTGCTGCCCAACTGCGTACGCTGCTACCCCGGGAGGCGCTCCGGGACGGCGAGGGGTTCTGCTGGCCGCCGAGTCGCGACCCGTTGGACTGGTCCGGTTTCCGTACCTCCGACGACATCAAAACCCGTCCGGTCACCGACATCGCGCAGTTGGAGATCGCCAACGCGATGGCGTACGTGGCCACCCAGGCGATGGGGATCGGCATCGAAGAGCTGTTCAAGCAGACGTACAAGCTGTTCGGTGGCAACCGGGTGACCGAGCCGGTGCGGTCACGGCTGTCCGCGGCGTTGGAGGTCGGGATGCAGCGCGAGCGGTTGACCGTTCGCGGAGGAGTGGTGACGGTTTCCTGA